One Triticum dicoccoides isolate Atlit2015 ecotype Zavitan chromosome 4B, WEW_v2.0, whole genome shotgun sequence genomic window carries:
- the LOC119293694 gene encoding myb-related protein Zm38-like: protein MGRPPCCDKANVKKGPWTAEEDAKLLAYTSNHGTGNWTSVPQRAGLKRCGKSCRLRYTNYLRPNLKHENFTQEEEELIVTLHAMLGSRWSLIANQLPGRTDNDVKNYWNTKLSKKLRQRGIDPITHRPIADLMQSIGTLAIRPPPSAAGASSSSYLPVNPAAAPGLQPLHDDVKYHAVLNQQQQQVITLLDADAPGAAASPDHPLKWSDFLADDAAAFEAAPQVVLGQYQDAAVAGGGAHAYGDTDSTAADGVGVGGEDSAASAFIDAMLDSDKKMGVDQLIADLLADPAYYYGGGSSSSTSDLGWGC, encoded by the exons ATGGGGCGGCCGCCGTGCTGCGACAAGGCGAACGTGAAGAAGGGGCCGTGGACGGCGGAGGAGGACGCCAAGCTGCTCGCCTACACCTCCAACCATGGCACCGGCAACTGGACCTCTGTTCCCCAGAGGGCAG GGCTGAAGCGGTGCGGGAAGAGCTGCAGGCTGAGGTACACCAACTACCTGAGGCCCAATCTCAAGCACGAGAACTTcacgcaggaggaggaggagctcatcgtCACCCTCCATGCCATGCTGGGAAGCAG GTGGTCTCTGATCGCGAACCAGCTGCCGGGGCGGACGGACAACGACGTCAAGAACTACTGGAACACCAAGCTGAGCAAGAAGCTGCGGCAGCGGGGCATCGACCCCATCACCCACCGCCCCATCGCCGACCTCATGCAGAGCATCGGCACCCTCGCCATCCGCCCGCCACCGAGCGCCGcgggtgcctcctcctcctcctacctcCCCGTGAACCCAGCGGCGGCGCCGGGGCTCCAGCCGCTGCACGACGACGTCAAATACCACGCAGTCCtgaaccagcagcagcagcaggtcatCACGCTCCTCGACGCCGACGCGCCAGGGGCGGCGGCGTCCCCGGACCACCCGCTCAAGTGGAGCGACTTCCTCGCCGACGACGCCGCCGCCTTCGAGGCGGCGCCGCAGGTCGTTCTTGGTCAGTACCAGGATGCCGCGGTCGCTGGTGGCGGAGCACACGCGTATGGCGACACTGACAGTACTGCAGCCGATGGTGTCGGCGTGGGCGGGGAGGATAGCGCAGCGTCAGCGTTCATCGACGCGATGCTGGACAGCGACAAGAAGATGGGCGTGGACCAGCTCATCGCCGACCTGCTCGCCGACCCGGCATACTACTACGGCGGGGGCTCTTCCTCTTCGACGTCGGATCTGGGGTGGGGCTGTTGA